From Cellulomonas oligotrophica, a single genomic window includes:
- a CDS encoding ABC transporter ATP-binding protein, with amino-acid sequence MSTTDPTGPVVRAEHLSKSYGRTRAVIDVSLTVGRGEIYGVLGRNGAGKTTTVEMIAGLRTPDAGTVEVLGLDPTRDAAALHERVGLQLQESALPDRLRVREALDLYASFYADPADPADLLDLLGLRAKADAAFKDLSGGQKQRLSVALALVGRPELAILDELTTGLDPHARRETWAVVEAIRDAGVTIMLVTHLMEEAERLCDRIALIAGGRVAAVGTPAQIVALTQGEQVLRARPDVPQADDVLLGALAGVPDVVDAAVDDGVLTVRGGGALVQDVLVALDRRGVRVADVHLERASLEDAFVTLTATDDAPPAGGAAAPATTRGRRTPATAGARRTSTPEV; translated from the coding sequence ATGAGCACCACCGACCCCACCGGCCCGGTCGTCCGGGCCGAGCACCTGAGCAAGTCCTACGGCCGCACCCGCGCGGTGATCGACGTCAGCCTCACGGTCGGCCGCGGCGAGATCTACGGCGTCCTGGGCCGCAACGGCGCCGGCAAGACGACGACCGTGGAGATGATCGCCGGCCTGCGCACCCCCGACGCCGGCACCGTCGAGGTGCTGGGTCTCGACCCGACGCGCGACGCGGCCGCCCTGCACGAGCGCGTCGGCCTGCAGCTCCAGGAGAGCGCGCTGCCCGACCGGCTGCGCGTCCGCGAGGCGCTCGACCTGTACGCGTCGTTCTACGCCGACCCCGCCGACCCCGCGGACCTGCTCGACCTGCTCGGCCTGCGCGCCAAGGCCGACGCCGCGTTCAAGGACCTGTCCGGCGGGCAGAAGCAGCGCCTGTCCGTCGCGCTCGCGCTCGTCGGCCGCCCCGAGCTGGCGATCCTCGACGAGCTCACGACGGGCCTGGACCCGCACGCGCGCCGCGAGACCTGGGCGGTCGTCGAGGCGATCCGCGACGCCGGGGTCACGATCATGCTGGTCACGCACCTCATGGAGGAGGCCGAGCGCCTCTGCGACCGGATCGCGCTCATCGCCGGCGGGCGCGTCGCCGCCGTCGGCACGCCCGCGCAGATCGTCGCCCTCACGCAGGGCGAGCAGGTCCTGCGCGCCCGGCCCGACGTGCCGCAGGCGGACGACGTGCTCCTCGGTGCGCTCGCCGGGGTGCCGGACGTCGTCGACGCCGCGGTCGACGACGGCGTGCTCACGGTCCGCGGGGGAGGGGCGCTCGTGCAGGACGTGCTCGTCGCCCTCGACCGGCGCGGTGTGCGCGTCGCCGACGTCCACCTGGAGCGCGCGTCGCTGGAGGACGCGTTCGTCACCCTCACCGCCACCGACGACGCCCCGCCCGCGGGCGGAGCCGCCGCCCCGGCCACGACCCGTGGCCGCCGCACGCCCGCCACCGCCGGCGCCCGCCGCACGTCCACCCCGGAGGTCTGA
- a CDS encoding ABC transporter ATP-binding protein produces MSTPGYGVTLHGVTQRFGRTVALDGVDLEIRAGTITGLLGRNGSGKTTLGSLLAAFRRPTSGQVRVDGEDPWENERTAPGVCLVRESGDVLDDVRIADNLAFFAGARPTFDRAFAAELLDLFELDPRSKPAKLSRGKKSAFGITLGLAARAPLTILDEVHLGLDAPSRYAFYDTLLADYLAHPRTIVLSSHLIEEVERLVEDVVVLDRGKVLLVQDADSLRAEGVSVTGPADAVDAFVAGRTVLGTQRLGRTSQVTLRGALDAPDVDRARAAGLELGPVPLQDLFVHLTDPRRRDGAAPATRTDAPAGGTR; encoded by the coding sequence ATGAGCACGCCCGGCTACGGAGTCACGCTCCACGGCGTCACGCAGCGGTTCGGCCGCACCGTCGCCCTCGACGGCGTCGACCTCGAGATCCGCGCCGGCACGATCACCGGGCTGCTCGGGCGCAACGGCTCGGGCAAGACGACGCTCGGCTCCCTGCTCGCCGCGTTCCGCCGCCCCACGTCCGGGCAGGTCCGCGTCGACGGCGAGGACCCCTGGGAGAACGAGCGCACCGCCCCCGGCGTCTGCCTCGTCCGGGAGTCCGGCGACGTGCTCGACGACGTGCGGATCGCCGACAACCTCGCGTTCTTCGCCGGGGCCCGGCCCACGTTCGACCGCGCGTTCGCCGCCGAGCTGCTGGACCTGTTCGAGCTCGACCCCCGCAGCAAGCCCGCCAAGCTGTCGCGCGGCAAGAAGTCCGCGTTCGGCATCACCCTCGGGCTGGCCGCCCGGGCGCCGCTGACGATCCTCGACGAGGTGCACCTCGGCCTCGACGCCCCCAGCCGCTACGCGTTCTACGACACCCTGCTGGCCGACTACCTGGCCCACCCCCGCACGATCGTGCTGTCCAGCCACCTCATCGAGGAGGTCGAGCGGCTCGTCGAGGACGTGGTCGTGCTCGACCGCGGGAAGGTCCTGCTCGTGCAGGACGCCGACTCGCTGCGCGCCGAGGGCGTCTCCGTCACCGGCCCCGCGGACGCGGTCGACGCGTTCGTCGCCGGGCGCACCGTCCTGGGCACCCAGCGGCTGGGCCGCACGTCGCAGGTCACGCTCCGCGGCGCGCTCGACGCGCCCGACGTCGACCGTGCCCGGGCCGCCGGCCTCGAGCTGGGCCCCGTGCCGCTGCAGGACCTCTTCGTGCACCTGACCGACCCGCGCCGCCGCGACGGCGCCGCGCCCGCCACCCGCACGGACGCACCCGCCGGAGGGACGCGATGA
- a CDS encoding GntR family transcriptional regulator has product MFDGRDPVYLQIADQIRQDVLTGALQPEEQVMSTTQYATTFRINPATAAKAFAQLVDEGVLYKRRGVGMFVTEGAREQLLGERRESFFTDTVDPVADAAHVLGIDVEDVVARLRRRASAAGAPTLGEEAAR; this is encoded by the coding sequence ATGTTCGACGGTCGTGACCCCGTGTACCTGCAGATCGCGGACCAGATCCGGCAGGACGTCCTGACCGGGGCCCTGCAGCCCGAGGAGCAGGTCATGTCGACCACCCAGTACGCCACGACCTTCCGGATCAACCCGGCGACCGCGGCCAAGGCCTTCGCCCAGCTCGTCGACGAGGGGGTGCTCTACAAGCGGCGCGGCGTCGGCATGTTCGTCACCGAGGGCGCCCGCGAGCAGCTGCTCGGCGAGCGCCGCGAGTCGTTCTTCACCGACACGGTCGACCCCGTCGCCGATGCCGCGCACGTCCTGGGCATCGACGTCGAGGACGTCGTGGCCCGCCTGCGCCGGCGCGCCTCCGCCGCCGGCGCCCCCACCCTCGGCGAGGAGGCCGCACGATGA
- a CDS encoding AAA family ATPase, giving the protein MGRQQRGSTVGRTDGLEHGDDLADLVFGLAGGPDPEGADGTEARTAGPARPLAGETVVLEAVPPLDEDEPDDAAGARSASPVADEPAVVTPPRGTRVPRSRFVGPSLDQVVEPGVPATMVVSPIPLGPVPEPAPVVGPQLGPHALGRTAAADHPEPVVVPGSSVPPEPVVEPGSSASGASAPAEPEVVPPVVIEPEPVRVVRPSADLVVVPDPAQRRPAATGWRGFLRRATRGVIDLEPGPRERAVIEAATAVRTRWQGPRTVVVANPKGGSGKTPTAIGLAATFGHVRGGGVLAWDANETLGTLGLRTEGAASEVTVVDLLEKLDEFESRGARRGDLGAVVRAQESGNFHVLPSDEDPRRMSQIDAAGFARLHDVLQRYYDVLVVDTGNNPRAEGFMAALAVADALVIPVSWAEDKVVTAGRLVDQLREMGRDDLVERAVTVVTGPWGAGTTPAQVRSWKAWFEEQTAAVVQIPTDARIGGGGPIVYDELGAATRRSYLFAASHVSGVFSALGPATSDLLSSER; this is encoded by the coding sequence GTGGGACGTCAGCAGCGTGGGTCGACGGTCGGTCGGACGGACGGGCTCGAGCACGGTGATGATCTCGCCGACCTGGTGTTCGGCCTCGCGGGCGGCCCCGACCCGGAGGGCGCCGACGGCACCGAGGCCCGGACGGCCGGGCCGGCCCGGCCGCTCGCCGGTGAGACGGTCGTCCTCGAGGCGGTCCCGCCGCTCGACGAGGACGAGCCCGACGACGCCGCCGGTGCCCGTTCCGCGTCGCCCGTCGCGGACGAGCCCGCCGTCGTGACCCCGCCGCGCGGCACCCGCGTGCCGCGGAGCCGGTTCGTCGGCCCGTCGCTCGACCAGGTCGTCGAGCCGGGCGTCCCGGCGACGATGGTGGTCAGCCCGATCCCGCTCGGCCCGGTGCCTGAGCCCGCACCCGTCGTCGGCCCGCAGCTCGGCCCGCACGCGCTGGGCCGCACGGCTGCCGCCGACCACCCCGAGCCGGTCGTCGTCCCCGGGTCGTCGGTGCCGCCCGAGCCGGTGGTGGAACCCGGGTCCTCGGCGTCCGGGGCGTCGGCGCCCGCGGAGCCGGAGGTCGTCCCGCCGGTGGTCATCGAGCCCGAGCCGGTGCGCGTGGTGCGCCCGTCGGCCGACCTCGTGGTGGTCCCCGACCCGGCCCAGCGGCGCCCTGCGGCCACGGGCTGGCGCGGGTTCCTGCGCCGCGCGACCCGCGGCGTGATCGACCTCGAGCCCGGTCCGCGCGAGCGCGCGGTCATCGAGGCCGCGACCGCGGTGCGCACCCGCTGGCAGGGTCCGCGCACCGTCGTCGTCGCCAACCCCAAGGGCGGCTCGGGCAAGACGCCCACCGCGATCGGCCTGGCGGCGACCTTCGGCCACGTGCGCGGCGGCGGCGTGCTCGCGTGGGACGCCAACGAGACGCTCGGCACCCTGGGTCTGCGCACGGAGGGTGCGGCGTCGGAGGTCACGGTCGTCGACCTGCTGGAGAAGCTCGACGAGTTCGAGAGCCGCGGTGCGCGCCGCGGCGACCTCGGCGCCGTCGTGCGCGCGCAGGAGTCGGGCAACTTCCACGTGCTGCCGTCGGACGAGGACCCCCGCCGCATGTCGCAGATCGACGCGGCCGGGTTCGCGCGCCTGCACGACGTGCTGCAGCGGTACTACGACGTGCTGGTGGTCGACACCGGCAACAACCCGCGCGCGGAGGGGTTCATGGCGGCGCTCGCGGTGGCCGACGCGCTGGTGATCCCGGTGTCGTGGGCGGAGGACAAGGTCGTCACGGCGGGGCGCCTGGTCGACCAGCTGCGCGAGATGGGCCGGGACGACCTCGTCGAGCGGGCCGTCACGGTGGTCACGGGTCCGTGGGGCGCGGGCACGACGCCGGCGCAGGTGCGGTCGTGGAAGGCGTGGTTCGAGGAGCAGACCGCCGCGGTGGTGCAGATCCCCACGGACGCGCGGATCGGTGGCGGCGGCCCGATCGTGTACGACGAGCTCGGGGCGGCGACCCGGCGGTCGTACCTGTTCGCGGCGTCGCACGTCAGCGGGGTCTTCTCCGCGCTGGGCCCGGCGACGTCCGACCTGCTCTCGTCGGAGCGCTGA
- a CDS encoding GTP pyrophosphokinase yields the protein MLGQDPATFGERLRALQRELTRFLLHYQFGIDEVLTKVNILREEFVHTHDHSPIEHVSSRLKSMDSLLDKVRRTGCEPTLPAIRERIRDVAGIRITCSFVSDAYWVVDMLARQPDVEVVEIKDYIAHPKPNGYRSLHMIVRIPVFLSDRTEHVHVELQVRTIAMDFWASVEHQLYYKYDREVPAHLVAELDDAARVASELDARMGRLRDELRGTDPR from the coding sequence CTGCTCGGGCAGGACCCCGCGACGTTCGGCGAGCGCCTGCGCGCCCTGCAGCGGGAGCTGACGCGCTTCCTGCTGCACTACCAGTTCGGCATCGACGAGGTGCTGACCAAGGTCAACATCCTGCGCGAGGAGTTCGTGCACACGCACGACCACAGCCCCATCGAGCACGTGAGCTCGCGGCTGAAGTCGATGGACTCCCTGCTCGACAAGGTCCGCCGCACCGGCTGCGAGCCGACGCTGCCCGCGATCCGCGAGCGCATCCGGGACGTCGCCGGCATCCGGATCACCTGCTCGTTCGTCTCCGACGCGTACTGGGTGGTCGACATGCTGGCGCGGCAGCCCGACGTCGAGGTCGTCGAGATCAAGGACTACATCGCGCACCCCAAGCCCAACGGGTACCGGTCGCTGCACATGATCGTGCGGATCCCGGTGTTCCTGTCGGACCGCACGGAGCACGTGCACGTCGAGCTGCAGGTCCGCACCATCGCGATGGACTTCTGGGCCAGCGTCGAGCACCAGCTGTACTACAAGTACGACCGCGAGGTCCCGGCGCACCTGGTGGCCGAGCTCGACGACGCGGCCCGGGTCGCGTCCGAGCTCGACGCACGCATGGGACGGCTGCGCGACGAGCTGCGCGGCACCGACCCGCGCTGA
- a CDS encoding serine hydrolase domain-containing protein, translating into MRTHRAARRTSAALALLTGLVTLTACTAAPEVPEPPPTHPASTAGLTTADVDAWLDDTLPAALEEGRIAGATVAVVADGEIVTARGFGVADVATGEPVDADATLVRPGSVSKLVTATAVMQLVAQGDVDLDTDVERYTGLDLGHAQPVTLRHLLTHTAGYEERVAGLIGDAGTVTDLRASLVTDPPAQVYEPGTTPAYSNYGNALAGYVVEAVSGQPFEEYVAEHVLAPAGMTSSSFAQPLPDALAGRVAQGYAATADGEPAGFEVVGQPPAGALSAPATDMARFMLAHLGSPVTGEPVLPDDARALMQEPALDAGTLGALAAGPRMGLGWFDESRHGHRVVGHGGDTTAFHSHLQLWPDDDAGIFLSLTSTGADGAAYLLRDDLLAAFADRYFPADAPVTSTVDDATRAAHARALAGPYESTRGFRSTFLAVTGALQPVRAQVVDGDRVLFTPGPGALGAGLYEEVEPWVYQEVGGDRVLAVRTDDAGQVRLVGHDSAMSLVPLTPARQAVVPVLAAGTVVLVLALVAWPVGAVVRRVRGRRTGQEAGPGAPAVVPAAGTRGLRTARTLTRAAALAAVLALVGWGVAITTITSLADLPTGVLVGALALQWVAAAGVLAAAWRVVAEVRGRLGWARAAAATLVLVALGGVTWVAATSHLLTPDLTY; encoded by the coding sequence ATGCGCACGCACCGCGCCGCCCGCCGCACGTCCGCCGCCCTCGCGCTGCTCACCGGCCTCGTCACGCTCACCGCGTGCACGGCCGCACCCGAGGTGCCCGAGCCGCCACCGACGCACCCCGCGTCGACGGCCGGCCTCACGACCGCCGACGTCGACGCGTGGCTCGACGACACCCTGCCCGCCGCCCTCGAGGAGGGCCGGATCGCGGGTGCGACCGTCGCCGTGGTCGCCGACGGCGAGATCGTCACCGCCCGCGGGTTCGGGGTCGCCGACGTCGCCACGGGCGAGCCCGTCGACGCCGACGCCACCCTCGTCCGCCCCGGGTCGGTGTCCAAGCTGGTCACCGCCACCGCCGTCATGCAGCTCGTGGCGCAGGGCGACGTCGACCTCGACACCGACGTCGAGCGGTACACGGGCCTCGACCTCGGTCACGCGCAGCCCGTGACGCTGCGCCACCTGCTGACGCACACCGCCGGGTACGAGGAGCGCGTCGCCGGGCTGATCGGCGACGCGGGCACCGTCACCGACCTGCGCGCCTCGCTCGTCACCGACCCGCCCGCCCAGGTGTACGAGCCCGGCACCACGCCCGCGTACTCCAACTACGGCAACGCGCTCGCCGGGTACGTCGTCGAGGCCGTCAGCGGCCAGCCGTTCGAGGAGTACGTCGCCGAGCACGTGCTCGCCCCGGCGGGCATGACCTCGTCGTCGTTCGCGCAGCCGCTGCCCGACGCCCTGGCCGGGCGCGTCGCACAGGGGTACGCCGCCACCGCGGACGGGGAGCCGGCGGGCTTCGAGGTCGTGGGCCAGCCGCCCGCGGGCGCGCTCAGCGCACCGGCCACCGACATGGCCCGGTTCATGCTCGCCCACCTCGGCAGCCCCGTGACCGGGGAGCCCGTGCTGCCGGACGACGCCCGCGCGCTCATGCAGGAGCCGGCCCTCGACGCGGGCACGCTCGGCGCGCTGGCCGCGGGGCCGCGGATGGGCCTGGGCTGGTTCGACGAGTCCCGCCACGGCCACCGCGTGGTCGGGCACGGCGGGGACACCACCGCGTTCCACTCGCACCTGCAGCTGTGGCCCGACGACGACGCAGGCATCTTCCTCTCGCTGACCAGCACGGGCGCCGACGGTGCCGCCTACCTGCTGCGCGACGACCTGCTGGCCGCGTTCGCCGACCGCTACTTCCCCGCGGACGCGCCGGTCACGAGCACCGTCGACGACGCCACCCGTGCCGCGCACGCCCGCGCGCTGGCCGGGCCGTACGAGAGCACCCGCGGCTTCCGCTCGACGTTCCTCGCCGTGACCGGCGCCCTCCAGCCCGTGCGCGCGCAGGTCGTCGACGGCGACCGCGTGCTCTTCACCCCCGGCCCCGGCGCGCTCGGCGCCGGGCTCTACGAGGAGGTCGAGCCGTGGGTGTACCAGGAGGTCGGCGGTGACCGCGTGCTGGCCGTGCGCACCGACGACGCCGGGCAGGTCCGGCTCGTGGGGCACGACTCGGCGATGTCGCTGGTGCCGCTCACCCCGGCGCGGCAGGCCGTCGTCCCCGTGCTGGCCGCCGGCACCGTGGTGCTCGTGCTGGCGCTGGTCGCGTGGCCCGTGGGGGCCGTGGTCCGGCGGGTGCGGGGTCGCCGCACGGGTCAGGAGGCGGGCCCCGGGGCGCCCGCCGTCGTCCCGGCCGCCGGTACCCGCGGGCTGCGCACGGCACGCACGCTGACCCGGGCCGCCGCGCTCGCCGCGGTGCTCGCGCTCGTCGGCTGGGGTGTCGCGATCACGACGATCACGAGCCTCGCCGACCTGCCGACCGGCGTCCTCGTCGGCGCGCTGGCGCTGCAGTGGGTCGCGGCCGCGGGGGTGCTCGCGGCGGCGTGGCGGGTCGTCGCGGAGGTCCGCGGCCGCTTGGGGTGGGCCCGGGCCGCGGCGGCGACGCTGGTGCTCGTCGCGCTCGGGGGCGTGACCTGGGTCGCGGCGACCTCCCACCTGCTGACGCCTGACCTGACGTACTGA
- a CDS encoding sensor histidine kinase: MAAPSSPAPGVLASPGAWWDARLTRAGLRSPVARDALLAVTLAAVMLVGLVLTVALLPGEDLVRPAAAPWVVVVVVLQSLAVVLRRVQVVACVAVVVVCQVTLVALAPDASVRSLAPFVAGASAATVLPARSAARLVGAAAAAEAAGALLLADGLLAGGQHALSGVVVWGGSLLVGLHLATRRAHLALVRERADAAERERDARVHAAITAERAHLARELHDVAAHHLSGMVVQAAAVERLVGRDPDAARAGAAWLRDQGRETLDNLRQVVGLLRSDDRDGLGPLPGVDALEHLVRTAQALGDDVTLVRDDDATGLPPLADVSLYRVAQQALTNARQHAPGAPVRVRVARTAGAVLLDVENGPASTPVRGDDRGGTGLLAMRERAALVGGTLDAGPTADGGWRVHLRVPGTDGPSGPGGAA; this comes from the coding sequence GTGGCAGCCCCCTCGTCCCCCGCCCCCGGCGTCCTCGCGTCGCCGGGGGCGTGGTGGGACGCGCGGCTGACGCGGGCGGGTCTGCGGAGCCCGGTCGCCCGGGACGCCCTGCTGGCCGTGACGCTGGCGGCGGTCATGCTCGTCGGGCTCGTCCTGACGGTGGCGCTGCTGCCCGGCGAGGACCTCGTCCGGCCCGCGGCCGCCCCCTGGGTCGTCGTGGTCGTGGTGCTCCAGAGCCTCGCGGTGGTGCTGCGCCGCGTGCAGGTGGTCGCGTGCGTCGCCGTGGTGGTCGTCTGCCAGGTCACCCTGGTGGCGCTCGCGCCGGACGCGTCGGTGCGGTCGCTCGCACCGTTCGTCGCCGGGGCGAGCGCCGCGACGGTCCTGCCGGCCCGGTCGGCGGCGCGGCTGGTCGGCGCCGCCGCTGCGGCGGAGGCGGCAGGCGCCCTGCTCCTGGCCGACGGTCTGCTCGCCGGTGGGCAGCACGCGCTGTCGGGGGTCGTGGTGTGGGGCGGGTCGTTGCTGGTGGGGCTGCACCTGGCGACGCGGCGCGCGCACCTGGCGCTCGTGCGCGAGCGGGCCGACGCCGCGGAGCGCGAGCGCGACGCCCGGGTGCACGCCGCGATCACCGCCGAGCGGGCCCACCTGGCCCGGGAGCTGCACGACGTCGCCGCGCACCACCTGTCGGGGATGGTCGTGCAGGCCGCAGCGGTCGAGCGGCTCGTCGGCCGCGACCCCGACGCGGCCCGCGCGGGCGCGGCGTGGCTGCGCGACCAGGGACGCGAGACGCTCGACAACCTGCGGCAGGTCGTCGGCCTGCTGCGCTCCGACGACCGCGACGGCCTCGGCCCCCTGCCGGGCGTCGACGCCCTGGAGCACCTGGTGCGCACCGCGCAGGCCCTGGGCGACGACGTGACGCTGGTCCGCGACGACGACGCCACCGGGCTGCCCCCGCTCGCCGACGTCTCGCTGTACCGGGTCGCGCAGCAGGCCCTGACCAACGCCCGCCAGCACGCACCCGGCGCCCCGGTGCGCGTCCGGGTCGCGCGCACGGCCGGGGCGGTCCTGCTCGACGTCGAGAACGGCCCCGCGTCCACGCCCGTGCGCGGGGACGACCGCGGCGGCACGGGTCTGCTCGCCATGCGGGAGCGGGCGGCGCTGGTGGGCGGCACGCTCGACGCGGGGCCCACGGCGGACGGCGGCTGGCGCGTGCACCTGCGCGTACCCGGCACGGACGGCCCCTCGGGGCCCGGAGGAGCGGCATGA
- a CDS encoding response regulator has translation MTRVVLVDDQAVVRAGFRVLIEEHPDLEVVGEASSGPDAVAVVRRTHPDVVCMDVRMPGGDGLAATRQIVADRGEADLPAVLVVTTFDLDEYVFGALEAGASGFVLKDCDPAELADAIRALARGEAMVDRSVTRRVVAEFARRRPAPEPDGSASVLTPRETDIVRLLAQGMSNAEIAAALVVEPSTVKSHLGRAMTKLGTRDRLQTVVWAYRTGLARP, from the coding sequence ATGACCCGGGTGGTGCTGGTCGACGACCAGGCGGTGGTGCGCGCGGGGTTCCGCGTGCTGATCGAGGAGCACCCGGACCTCGAGGTCGTCGGCGAGGCGTCGAGCGGCCCGGACGCGGTGGCCGTGGTGCGCCGCACCCACCCGGACGTGGTGTGCATGGACGTGCGGATGCCCGGCGGCGACGGCCTGGCCGCGACCCGGCAGATCGTCGCCGACCGCGGCGAGGCCGACCTGCCGGCGGTCCTCGTGGTCACCACGTTCGACCTGGACGAGTACGTGTTCGGCGCCCTGGAGGCCGGGGCGAGCGGGTTCGTGCTCAAGGACTGCGACCCGGCCGAGCTCGCCGACGCGATCCGTGCCCTGGCCCGCGGCGAGGCGATGGTCGACCGGTCCGTGACCCGGCGGGTGGTCGCGGAGTTCGCCCGCCGCCGCCCCGCACCGGAGCCCGACGGCTCCGCGTCGGTGCTCACGCCGCGCGAGACCGACATCGTGCGCCTGCTGGCGCAGGGCATGTCCAACGCGGAGATCGCGGCGGCGCTGGTCGTCGAGCCGTCGACCGTGAAGTCGCACCTGGGCCGGGCGATGACCAAGCTCGGCACGCGCGACCGCCTGCAGACGGTCGTGTGGGCGTACCGCACGGGGCTCGCCCGGCCCTGA
- a CDS encoding MarR family winged helix-turn-helix transcriptional regulator, whose amino-acid sequence MRAVDTSVAAEDDLGWQLGSLLARWRDAVGSALADVPQGPRGYHVLRAVAHGAPPTQGALAASLGIDRTVMTYLVDRLVGCDLVERQPDPADRRARRVVATAAGREVLDDLEQRIRAAEEQVLAGLDPDERRVLRRLLARTTRPPQGCDEVCAVVDPSREQPDPGPGVAAGPV is encoded by the coding sequence GTGAGAGCCGTCGACACGTCCGTCGCTGCCGAGGACGACCTCGGCTGGCAGCTGGGCAGCCTGCTCGCCCGGTGGCGCGACGCCGTCGGGTCCGCCCTGGCCGACGTCCCGCAGGGCCCGCGCGGCTACCACGTGCTGCGCGCCGTCGCCCACGGCGCCCCGCCCACGCAGGGGGCGCTCGCCGCGTCGCTGGGCATCGACCGCACCGTCATGACGTACCTCGTCGACAGGCTCGTCGGCTGCGACCTCGTCGAGCGGCAGCCCGACCCCGCCGACCGCCGCGCCCGACGGGTCGTGGCGACCGCGGCAGGACGCGAGGTCCTCGACGACCTGGAGCAGCGCATCCGCGCCGCGGAGGAGCAGGTGCTCGCCGGCCTCGACCCCGACGAGCGGCGCGTGCTGCGTCGGCTGCTCGCCCGCACCACCCGACCGCCGCAGGGCTGCGACGAGGTCTGCGCGGTCGTCGACCCCTCCCGCGAGCAGCCCGACCCGGGCCCCGGGGTCGCCGCCGGGCCCGTCTGA